In one window of Nocardiopsis aegyptia DNA:
- a CDS encoding DEDD exonuclease domain-containing protein: protein MVRQSAASTGVQTSLGDLGTPLAATTFVVLDLETTGTSASKARITEVGAVKVRGGEVLDELSTLVDPGVLIPASITLLTGITQSMVATAPPIEDVLPKVLAFLDADPDTALVAHNAPFDTGFLKAACERQGLEWPGYPVVDTLRLARALLPRGEVRNHKLGTLAAFYGAPTTPSHRALDDARATVSVLHGLIERLGPMGVHSLEELRAVNKPPSRAQIARRHLAEDLPEEPGVYVFTDARGASLYVGKSNNLRRRVRSYFTAAENRRRIREMAGLVEGVTPIVCTTELEASVRELRIIAERKPPFNRRSRNPERVSWVKLTTDAYPRLSVVRAVRDDGAPYIGPYASAKDAERAKEALLHAVPLRQCTHTPSVPKGKGRAADGSASVIALGGGWAEPCVLAQLGRCGAPCDGTESLQDYTAHADAAAEAMTGDPARVVAAHTARIGELAAALRYEEAAGHRDRLAAFLAGARRAQRLSALSAVPHLVASRRAGTGWETCVVRHGRLAASAVLRPGTDPAAFLASLVATAERVPAGHGPSPRALPGESELILDWLADPATRLVEIEGEWTCPLRSAEAHAELTHWAHGRAAPAQ, encoded by the coding sequence GTGGTTCGACAGTCCGCGGCGTCCACCGGCGTCCAAACCAGCCTCGGCGACCTCGGCACTCCGCTGGCCGCCACGACGTTCGTCGTGCTGGACCTGGAGACCACCGGCACCAGCGCGTCCAAGGCCCGGATCACCGAGGTGGGAGCGGTCAAGGTCCGCGGCGGCGAGGTCCTGGACGAACTGTCCACCCTGGTCGACCCCGGCGTCCTCATCCCCGCGAGCATCACCCTGCTGACCGGCATCACCCAGTCCATGGTGGCCACCGCCCCGCCGATCGAGGACGTCCTGCCCAAGGTGCTGGCCTTCCTCGACGCCGACCCCGACACCGCCCTGGTCGCGCACAACGCGCCCTTCGACACCGGGTTCCTCAAGGCGGCGTGCGAGCGCCAGGGCCTGGAGTGGCCCGGCTACCCGGTCGTGGACACGCTGCGCCTGGCGCGGGCGCTGCTGCCGCGCGGCGAGGTCCGCAACCACAAGCTCGGCACGCTCGCCGCCTTCTACGGCGCCCCCACCACCCCCAGCCACCGCGCGCTGGACGACGCCCGTGCCACCGTCTCCGTGCTGCACGGGCTCATCGAGCGACTCGGGCCCATGGGCGTGCACAGCCTGGAGGAGCTGCGCGCGGTCAACAAGCCCCCGAGCCGGGCCCAGATCGCCAGGCGCCACCTGGCCGAGGACCTGCCGGAGGAGCCCGGCGTGTACGTGTTCACCGACGCGCGCGGGGCCAGCCTCTACGTCGGCAAGAGCAACAACCTGCGCCGCCGCGTGCGCTCGTACTTCACCGCCGCCGAGAACCGTCGGCGCATCCGCGAGATGGCGGGGCTGGTCGAGGGCGTCACCCCCATCGTGTGCACCACCGAACTGGAGGCGTCGGTGCGCGAGCTGCGCATCATCGCCGAGCGCAAACCGCCCTTCAACCGGCGCTCGCGCAACCCCGAGCGCGTCAGCTGGGTCAAGCTCACCACCGACGCCTACCCCCGCCTGTCCGTGGTGCGCGCCGTCCGCGACGACGGCGCCCCCTACATCGGCCCCTACGCCTCCGCCAAGGACGCCGAGCGCGCCAAGGAGGCCCTGCTGCACGCCGTCCCGCTGCGCCAGTGCACGCACACCCCCTCGGTGCCCAAGGGGAAGGGCCGGGCGGCCGACGGCTCCGCGTCGGTGATCGCGCTGGGCGGAGGCTGGGCGGAGCCCTGCGTCCTGGCCCAGCTCGGGCGCTGCGGGGCGCCCTGCGACGGCACCGAGTCGCTCCAGGACTACACCGCCCACGCCGACGCCGCGGCCGAGGCCATGACGGGCGACCCCGCACGGGTCGTGGCCGCCCACACCGCGCGCATCGGCGAACTCGCCGCGGCCCTGCGCTACGAGGAGGCGGCCGGCCACCGCGACCGGCTCGCCGCCTTCCTGGCCGGCGCCCGGCGCGCCCAGCGGCTGTCCGCGCTGTCGGCCGTCCCGCACCTGGTCGCCTCGCGCCGCGCGGGCACCGGCTGGGAGACGTGCGTGGTCCGCCACGGCCGCCTGGCCGCCAGCGCGGTGCTGCGGCCCGGCACCGACCCCGCGGCCTTCCTCGCCTCGCTGGTGGCCACCGCCGAGCGCGTGCCCGCCGGACACGGCCCCAGCCCCCGGGCCCTGCCCGGCGAGAGCGAGCTCATCCTCGACTGGCTGGCCGACCCCGCGACACGCCTGGTCGAGATCGAGGGGGAGTGGACATGCCCCCTGCGGAGCGCCGAAGCGCACGCCGAACTGACACACTGGGCCCATGGCCGCGCTGCTCCCGCTCAATGA
- a CDS encoding Lrp/AsnC family transcriptional regulator yields the protein MITAIVMVKADVNRIPEVAEAIAEIEGVSEVYSVTGNVDLIAMVRVRRHEDLADVIPGRVNKVPGVIASDTHISFQTYSKHDLESAFALGW from the coding sequence GTGATCACCGCGATCGTCATGGTCAAAGCCGACGTCAACCGCATCCCCGAGGTCGCCGAGGCGATCGCCGAGATCGAGGGCGTCAGCGAGGTCTACTCGGTCACCGGCAACGTCGACCTCATCGCCATGGTGCGGGTCCGCCGCCACGAGGACCTCGCCGACGTCATCCCGGGACGGGTGAACAAGGTCCCGGGCGTGATCGCCTCCGACACCCACATCTCGTTCCAGACCTACTCCAAGCACGACCTGGAGTCGGCCTTCGCCCTCGGCTGGTGA
- a CDS encoding ATP-binding protein: MPVRERGARAGARRAFFDGTPTQVAHIRTWCQQAMKLPADQGGPVLLTVSELASNAVRHTASGGRFGRVEVGLELLPGKVVLLSVTDDGPRVGRGVTLPQLPCRVDALAEGGRGLRLVDAVAEKWWWSGEPGRPLTVWALIDPDRDTGSTVGLPG; encoded by the coding sequence ATGCCGGTCAGAGAGAGGGGCGCGCGAGCGGGGGCGCGCAGGGCGTTCTTCGACGGGACACCGACCCAGGTGGCGCACATCCGGACCTGGTGTCAGCAGGCGATGAAGCTCCCTGCCGACCAGGGCGGTCCGGTGCTGCTCACCGTGAGTGAGCTGGCCTCGAACGCGGTGCGGCACACCGCGTCAGGAGGCCGCTTCGGGCGGGTGGAGGTGGGGCTGGAGCTCCTGCCCGGAAAAGTCGTCCTGCTGTCGGTGACCGACGACGGGCCGCGAGTGGGCAGGGGCGTGACCCTGCCACAGCTGCCGTGCCGGGTGGACGCGTTGGCCGAGGGCGGACGGGGACTGCGGCTGGTCGACGCCGTCGCCGAGAAGTGGTGGTGGAGCGGGGAACCCGGAAGGCCACTGACGGTATGGGCGCTCATCGACCCGGACCGCGACACGGGGTCGACCGTCGGGCTGCCGGGCTGA
- a CDS encoding rhomboid family intramembrane serine protease translates to MAALLPLNDDYPVRRAPVVAFTLIAVNVLVYLASPQASTAVWYPADMVGRYCAIEDYFMRWGAIPNEMLGRVDQARPLTEACGAIDGKSVWMSVFASMFVHSGPMHVIGNMVYLFVFGPVVEDRIGRVRFLGLYLVTGLAAVYAHAITDIDGTIPMVGASGAISGVLGAYLVVQFRSRVTSLVFGVIPMRLPGWALVGSYFAFQYLLYVTTSYAPGAGSNVAYAAHVYGFIAGVIAGLAVYRLRWRSGTRLSDVY, encoded by the coding sequence ATGGCCGCGCTGCTCCCGCTCAATGACGACTACCCCGTCCGCCGAGCCCCCGTCGTCGCGTTCACACTGATCGCGGTCAACGTGCTGGTCTACCTGGCCTCGCCGCAGGCGTCCACCGCCGTGTGGTACCCGGCGGACATGGTGGGCCGCTACTGCGCGATCGAGGACTACTTCATGCGCTGGGGCGCGATCCCCAACGAGATGCTCGGCCGCGTCGACCAGGCCCGACCCCTCACCGAGGCCTGCGGCGCCATCGACGGCAAGTCCGTGTGGATGTCGGTGTTCGCCTCGATGTTCGTGCACTCGGGCCCCATGCACGTCATCGGCAACATGGTCTACCTGTTCGTGTTCGGGCCGGTGGTCGAGGACCGGATCGGACGGGTCCGCTTCCTGGGCCTGTACCTGGTCACCGGCCTCGCCGCGGTCTACGCGCACGCGATCACCGACATCGACGGGACCATCCCCATGGTGGGCGCCTCCGGCGCGATCTCCGGCGTGCTCGGCGCCTACCTCGTCGTGCAGTTCCGCAGCCGCGTGACCTCGCTGGTCTTCGGGGTGATCCCGATGCGGCTCCCCGGGTGGGCCCTGGTGGGAAGTTACTTCGCGTTTCAGTATCTTCTCTATGTCACCACCTCGTACGCTCCGGGCGCCGGATCCAACGTGGCCTACGCGGCGCACGTCTACGGGTTCATCGCCGGGGTGATCGCGGGACTGGCGGTCTACCGGCTGCGATGGCGCTCCGGGACGCGGCTCTCCGACGTCTACTAG
- a CDS encoding DUF397 domain-containing protein, translating to MRHNVAFNGAKHMAWRKSSYSGGGGGNCVEVAEGRNVLVRDTQNRRLGHLTFENAEWTGLLTALKASAR from the coding sequence ATGAGGCACAACGTGGCTTTCAACGGGGCCAAGCACATGGCCTGGCGCAAGTCGAGTTACTCGGGTGGCGGCGGGGGAAACTGTGTGGAAGTGGCTGAGGGCAGGAACGTACTGGTGCGCGACACCCAGAACCGGCGGCTCGGGCACCTCACGTTCGAGAACGCCGAGTGGACCGGGCTCCTCACCGCCCTCAAGGCGAGCGCGCGATAA
- a CDS encoding helix-turn-helix domain-containing protein gives MGQSPAGVTRRTIARVMKRARIRAGIKSGAAARHADISPGTLTKYEKAENPWPVPVVYVLSEYYGLSTEDRDKLVNLARQKELGWWHRHRDIPEWFESYVGLESEAHTVLNFEDGIIPGLLQTADYARAIFTSDVDAGSDEQVEAHLTVRLERQRRLTGDSPLKLHAVINESALYRNVGGVDVMRDQLAALLDRAELPNVDLRVLPFEAGAHAASEGSFVIMQFPDLLEDVSFDDVVLVEYRAGAVYLEKDHEIELFSRIFQRIQSQALSPEESVKLIQRIRSERFEE, from the coding sequence GTGGGCCAGAGCCCCGCAGGCGTCACCCGGCGCACCATCGCCCGGGTCATGAAACGCGCTCGCATCCGGGCCGGGATCAAGAGCGGCGCGGCAGCGCGTCATGCCGACATCAGCCCGGGCACGCTGACCAAGTACGAGAAGGCCGAGAACCCTTGGCCCGTGCCGGTCGTCTACGTCCTCAGCGAGTACTACGGGTTGTCGACCGAGGACAGGGACAAGCTCGTCAACCTGGCCAGGCAGAAGGAACTCGGCTGGTGGCACCGCCACCGAGACATCCCGGAGTGGTTCGAGTCCTATGTGGGCCTGGAATCCGAGGCGCACACCGTGCTCAACTTCGAGGACGGCATTATCCCAGGGCTGCTCCAGACCGCCGACTACGCTCGCGCCATCTTCACATCCGATGTCGACGCGGGATCGGATGAGCAGGTCGAGGCCCACCTCACCGTGCGACTGGAGCGCCAGAGACGTCTGACGGGAGACTCACCCCTCAAGCTCCATGCGGTGATCAACGAGAGCGCGCTGTATCGCAACGTCGGCGGTGTGGACGTCATGCGGGACCAACTCGCCGCTCTGCTGGATCGGGCCGAGCTACCGAACGTCGACCTGAGGGTCCTGCCCTTCGAGGCGGGGGCACATGCCGCGAGCGAGGGCAGCTTCGTCATCATGCAGTTCCCCGACCTACTGGAGGACGTCAGTTTCGACGATGTTGTACTCGTCGAGTACCGGGCCGGCGCCGTGTATCTGGAGAAGGACCACGAGATCGAGCTCTTCTCACGCATCTTCCAACGGATTCAGAGCCAAGCCCTGAGCCCGGAGGAATCCGTCAAGCTCATCCAGCGCATCCGCAGTGAACGATTCGAAGAATGA
- a CDS encoding C40 family peptidase has product MKNTGGRSAARRIAASTGIGAVVAGSLLVPGTAHADPTREEVEERIEELNTESASAVEAFNQAEEDYEVAQTQYEELEEQVGDEEERYDELREKVTQFASATYQSGDLNSTTNVLTSDGPEGLLEQNADLSYLSETQQAELDEFGESAERLFSLKDEAETALEDAEESLEEAEEAKDEVEDKIEEQQDLLAEFPDADASTEGANDSGGVNTSGASGNYGSALDFAYAQIGKPYIYGGTGPNGYDCSGLTQAAWRSAGVDLPRTTYAQAEVGTRIYDINALQPGDIMFFYPELGHNGLYAGNGTMVHAPRTGRNIEEVGLAAYWAGQFQFAVRL; this is encoded by the coding sequence ATGAAGAACACCGGTGGTCGCAGTGCGGCGCGCCGAATCGCTGCTTCGACCGGCATCGGCGCCGTCGTCGCCGGCTCCCTTCTCGTGCCCGGTACCGCCCACGCGGACCCGACCCGTGAAGAGGTCGAGGAGCGCATCGAGGAGCTGAACACCGAGTCGGCCAGCGCCGTCGAGGCCTTCAACCAGGCCGAAGAGGACTACGAGGTCGCCCAGACCCAGTACGAGGAGCTCGAGGAGCAGGTCGGCGACGAGGAGGAGCGCTACGACGAGCTGCGGGAGAAGGTCACGCAGTTCGCCAGCGCCACCTACCAGTCCGGCGACCTGAACTCCACGACCAACGTACTGACCTCCGACGGCCCCGAGGGGCTGCTGGAGCAGAACGCCGACCTGAGCTACCTCTCCGAGACCCAACAGGCCGAGCTGGACGAGTTCGGCGAGTCCGCCGAGCGCCTGTTCTCGCTCAAGGACGAGGCCGAGACGGCTCTGGAGGACGCCGAGGAGTCGCTGGAGGAGGCCGAGGAGGCCAAGGACGAGGTCGAGGACAAGATCGAGGAGCAGCAGGACCTGCTCGCCGAGTTCCCCGACGCGGACGCCTCCACCGAGGGCGCCAACGACTCGGGCGGTGTGAACACCAGCGGCGCCTCGGGCAACTACGGCTCCGCCCTGGACTTCGCCTACGCCCAGATCGGCAAGCCCTACATCTACGGCGGCACCGGCCCCAACGGCTACGACTGCTCCGGCCTGACCCAGGCCGCCTGGCGCAGCGCCGGCGTGGACCTGCCGCGGACGACGTACGCGCAGGCCGAGGTCGGCACGCGCATCTACGACATCAACGCGCTCCAGCCGGGCGACATCATGTTCTTCTACCCCGAGCTGGGCCACAACGGCCTCTACGCGGGCAACGGAACGATGGTGCACGCGCCGCGCACCGGCCGCAACATCGAGGAAGTGGGCCTGGCCGCCTACTGGGCGGGACAGTTCCAGTTCGCCGTGCGCCTGTAG
- the ctaE gene encoding aa3-type cytochrome oxidase subunit III — protein sequence MATATAKPKSAPTPAHGAAKRPDLVSVGTIVWLANELMFFAALFAMYFTIRSVTNGNPELGPWPATHLNVPLATSITVVLVASSFTAQAGVWAAERGDVKKLRLWFFISFFMGLFFICGQAFEYYQLIAHEGLTLQSSAYGSMFYLTTGFHGLHVIGGLVAFLIMLGRTYAARRFTHQQATSAIVVSYYWHFVDVVWIALFFTIYFLQ from the coding sequence GTGGCGACAGCAACCGCGAAACCAAAATCAGCACCGACACCAGCGCATGGTGCGGCAAAGCGTCCTGACCTGGTGAGCGTTGGCACCATCGTGTGGTTGGCCAACGAGCTCATGTTCTTCGCCGCGCTGTTCGCGATGTACTTCACCATCCGATCGGTGACCAACGGGAACCCCGAGCTCGGGCCCTGGCCGGCGACGCACCTCAACGTGCCGTTGGCGACCTCCATCACCGTTGTCCTGGTGGCTTCCAGCTTCACCGCGCAGGCCGGCGTCTGGGCCGCCGAGCGCGGGGACGTCAAGAAGCTCCGCCTGTGGTTCTTCATCTCGTTCTTCATGGGACTGTTCTTCATCTGCGGACAGGCCTTCGAGTACTACCAGCTCATCGCGCACGAGGGCCTGACTCTGCAGTCGAGCGCCTACGGGTCGATGTTCTACCTGACCACGGGCTTCCACGGACTCCACGTCATCGGCGGGTTGGTGGCGTTCCTCATCATGCTGGGACGCACGTACGCCGCGAGGCGCTTCACTCACCAGCAGGCGACCAGTGCGATCGTCGTGTCCTACTACTGGCACTTCGTCGACGTCGTCTGGATCGCTTTGTTCTTCACCATCTACTTCCTTCAGTAA
- a CDS encoding NYN domain-containing protein, translating to MSARPDEGGEGAEAPDGTSEEQDESAAGAFVDGAGTGSEQLSRPLPEAVRARIVEYGSDVLGGMRAADLPPLLRRVAKFEPRRRARLAGPQIAAQLETDDGFRAMVAARVDQVWPELAEGLRSGVVPPAADPVAVAACAYLLRPEGWPRIIDGVHEELERSASAREADAAAEALDAVRRQLDETKHDHQADLERLRAQIRDQRAEISDLRRKVHTERQRARRAREEAEHALTRTADRESETATQVTALESENRRLRARLTAAESQVENARRAVRTGRNADEARLRVLVDVLVDAAHGLRRELALPTGLDSPADLVAEAEREHRRVSLGGLPDDDPGLLEHMLTAPRVHLLVDGYNVTKTGYGTLPLADQRTRLLGSLEGLGSRTKAEITCVFDGADVDTPPVVAAPRRVRLLFSAPGETADELIVRLVGAEPPGRPVAVVTSDKEIVSAVRRSGARAVSSAIFLRRLESHG from the coding sequence ATGAGCGCCCGCCCGGACGAGGGCGGCGAGGGTGCGGAGGCGCCGGACGGCACCTCGGAGGAGCAGGACGAGTCGGCCGCCGGCGCGTTCGTCGACGGTGCCGGTACGGGGTCGGAGCAGCTGAGCCGGCCCCTGCCCGAGGCCGTGCGCGCCCGGATCGTCGAGTACGGGTCCGACGTGCTGGGCGGGATGCGCGCCGCCGACCTCCCTCCGCTTCTGCGCCGGGTGGCGAAGTTCGAGCCGCGCCGCCGGGCGCGGCTGGCGGGCCCGCAGATCGCCGCCCAGCTGGAGACCGACGACGGGTTCCGCGCGATGGTCGCCGCCCGCGTCGACCAGGTGTGGCCCGAGCTCGCCGAGGGCCTTCGCTCCGGCGTCGTGCCGCCCGCCGCCGACCCCGTGGCGGTGGCGGCGTGCGCGTACCTGCTGCGGCCGGAGGGGTGGCCCCGGATCATCGACGGCGTCCACGAGGAGCTGGAGCGCTCGGCCAGCGCCCGGGAGGCCGACGCGGCCGCCGAGGCGCTGGACGCGGTGCGCCGGCAGCTGGACGAGACCAAGCACGACCACCAGGCGGACCTGGAGCGGCTGCGGGCGCAGATCCGCGACCAGCGCGCGGAGATCTCCGACCTGCGGCGCAAGGTGCACACCGAGCGCCAGCGCGCCAGGCGGGCCCGTGAGGAGGCCGAGCACGCGCTCACGCGGACCGCCGACCGGGAGAGCGAGACCGCGACCCAGGTCACCGCCCTGGAGTCGGAGAACCGGCGGCTGCGCGCCCGGCTGACGGCGGCGGAGTCGCAGGTGGAGAACGCGCGCCGCGCCGTGCGCACCGGGCGCAACGCCGACGAGGCGCGGCTGCGGGTCCTGGTGGACGTGCTGGTGGACGCCGCGCACGGTCTGCGCCGCGAACTGGCGCTGCCCACCGGGCTCGACAGCCCCGCCGACCTGGTCGCCGAGGCCGAGCGCGAGCACCGGCGGGTCTCGCTGGGCGGGTTGCCCGACGACGACCCCGGGCTGCTGGAGCACATGCTCACCGCGCCCCGCGTGCACCTGTTGGTGGACGGCTACAACGTCACCAAGACGGGGTACGGCACGCTCCCCCTGGCCGACCAGCGCACCAGGCTCCTCGGGTCGCTGGAGGGCCTGGGGAGCCGCACCAAGGCGGAGATCACCTGTGTCTTCGACGGTGCCGACGTGGACACGCCCCCGGTGGTGGCAGCGCCGCGGCGCGTACGGCTGCTGTTCAGCGCGCCCGGGGAGACCGCCGACGAGTTGATCGTGCGCCTGGTGGGCGCCGAACCGCCCGGCCGCCCCGTCGCTGTGGTGACCTCCGACAAGGAGATCGTGTCCGCCGTACGCCGCTCCGGGGCGCGCGCGGTGTCCTCCGCGATCTTCCTGCGTCGCCTGGAGTCCCACGGCTGA
- the trpD gene encoding anthranilate phosphoribosyltransferase has translation MNAPTPSSPAADRSAVTERTWSNLITALLNDVTLSASDTEWAMDEIMSGSASDVQIAGFAVALRAKGESVSEVTGLAQGMLDHAVRMSVSGPTLDIVGTGGDRAHTVNVSTMAAIVASAAGARVVKHGNRAASSSCGTADVLERLGVVLDLSPELTARVAEDAGITFCFAPMFHPSLRHAAKTRRELAVPTIFNFLGPLTNPARPSTSAIGVFDERMCEIMAGVFAERGSAALVFRGDDGLDELTTTTTSTVWVVRDGEKRRERLDPADLGIARSVPEDLRGGDVEFNAQAVRDLVAGRPGPVRDAVLLNAGAALAAVAGVEGPLVDAVRAGYERAAAAVDSGAAERTLSTWVETSQGYAKSL, from the coding sequence ATGAACGCCCCTACCCCTTCCAGCCCTGCCGCCGACCGGTCCGCCGTCACCGAGCGCACCTGGTCCAACCTCATCACCGCTCTCCTCAACGACGTGACGCTCAGCGCCTCCGACACCGAGTGGGCGATGGACGAGATCATGTCCGGCTCCGCGAGCGACGTGCAGATCGCCGGCTTCGCCGTCGCGCTGCGCGCCAAGGGCGAGAGCGTGTCCGAGGTGACCGGCCTGGCCCAGGGCATGCTCGACCACGCCGTGCGGATGAGCGTGTCCGGGCCGACCCTGGACATCGTCGGCACCGGCGGCGACCGCGCGCACACGGTGAACGTCTCGACCATGGCCGCGATCGTGGCCTCGGCCGCGGGCGCGCGCGTGGTCAAGCACGGCAACCGCGCGGCCTCGTCCTCCTGCGGTACGGCCGACGTCCTGGAGCGCCTGGGCGTGGTCCTGGACCTGTCGCCGGAGCTGACCGCCCGTGTCGCCGAGGACGCCGGGATCACCTTCTGCTTCGCGCCGATGTTCCATCCGTCGCTGCGGCACGCGGCCAAGACCCGCCGCGAGCTGGCGGTCCCCACGATCTTCAACTTCCTGGGTCCGCTGACCAACCCGGCCCGGCCCTCGACCTCGGCGATCGGTGTGTTCGACGAGCGCATGTGCGAGATCATGGCCGGCGTGTTCGCCGAACGCGGCTCCGCCGCCCTGGTCTTCCGCGGCGACGACGGCCTGGACGAGCTGACCACGACGACCACGTCCACGGTGTGGGTGGTCCGCGACGGCGAGAAGCGCCGTGAGCGCCTGGACCCGGCCGACCTGGGGATCGCCCGGTCGGTGCCGGAGGACCTGCGCGGCGGCGACGTGGAGTTCAACGCCCAGGCCGTGCGCGACCTGGTGGCGGGCCGGCCCGGGCCGGTGCGCGACGCGGTCCTGCTCAACGCCGGAGCGGCGCTGGCCGCCGTGGCCGGTGTGGAGGGCCCCCTCGTGGACGCGGTGCGCGCCGGGTACGAGCGCGCGGCCGCGGCGGTCGACAGCGGCGCCGCCGAGCGCACCCTGTCCACCTGGGTGGAGACCAGCCAGGGGTACGCCAAGAGCCTGTAG